A single window of Corallincola holothuriorum DNA harbors:
- a CDS encoding HugZ family pyridoxamine 5'-phosphate oxidase, with protein sequence MSSERIAGRISPEIMAMLNNRKSLFLSSLTSEGEPYASHAPYAVGDECLYVLLSEIAVHAINLQANPQASVLIIEDEDSAKELFARQRVSYSMTAELLPFESDDWLSSRDILSARHGERIEQLSQLRDFKLFRLTPKSGRFVKGFGKAFAFTGKSLTGEAIAHLRDGHKKRDDVAAPAPTPEHAA encoded by the coding sequence ATGTCGAGTGAACGTATCGCAGGGCGTATTAGCCCAGAAATCATGGCCATGTTGAATAACCGAAAAAGCCTGTTCCTCTCTTCACTGACCAGTGAGGGCGAGCCCTATGCGTCACATGCGCCCTATGCGGTCGGCGACGAGTGTTTATATGTATTACTGAGTGAGATCGCGGTACACGCCATCAACTTACAGGCTAATCCGCAGGCCTCGGTGCTGATCATTGAAGATGAAGACAGTGCGAAAGAGCTGTTTGCTCGCCAGCGCGTCAGCTACAGCATGACCGCCGAACTGCTGCCGTTCGAAAGCGATGATTGGCTAAGCAGCCGCGACATATTGTCGGCTCGCCACGGTGAGCGTATCGAACAGCTAAGCCAGCTGCGCGATTTCAAACTGTTTCGCCTGACGCCGAAAAGTGGTCGCTTCGTTAAAGGCTTTGGTAAAGCCTTTGCCTTTACCGGTAAAAGCCTGACAGGTGAAGCCATTGCCCACCTGCGTGACGGTCATAAGAAGCGCGATGACGTAGCCGCACCAGCGCCTAC
- the hutX gene encoding heme utilization cystosolic carrier protein HutX, producing the protein MITASIDNIEHPESLPGEQAQALLTLLSQWRNTTTIIIVAGCVFEFKGTFPPGELGHGYFNLNGELPGLHGHLKLQAIQNIRLMAKQHRGMDSYAFVFEDRKGGTIFKIYLGRDANGTIHPEQLTAFLDMKRTGKLPELATGSTAPVEKIAEG; encoded by the coding sequence ATGATCACTGCAAGCATCGACAATATCGAGCACCCGGAAAGCCTGCCGGGTGAGCAAGCACAAGCACTGCTGACCCTACTTAGTCAGTGGCGTAATACCACCACCATCATCATTGTGGCGGGCTGCGTGTTTGAGTTCAAAGGCACCTTTCCACCCGGTGAGCTGGGGCACGGCTACTTCAACCTCAATGGCGAACTGCCGGGGCTTCATGGCCACCTGAAACTGCAAGCGATCCAAAACATTCGCTTGATGGCCAAACAACATCGCGGCATGGACAGCTATGCCTTTGTGTTTGAAGACCGCAAAGGCGGCACAATCTTTAAGATCTATTTAGGGCGGGATGCCAACGGCACGATCCACCCAGAGCAGTTAACGGCATTTCTAGATATGAAGCGCACAGGAAAGTTGCCGGAATTAGCCACAGGTTCAACAGCACCCGTTGAAAAAATTGCAGAGGGATAA
- a CDS encoding TonB-dependent hemoglobin/transferrin/lactoferrin family receptor, protein MQLKPLAILIGSMFSASSFTATAADEQQNDGLLEIKPVVVSATRMAQEVDEVSRPIAVVEKEEIDTIQPQSVAQVLKNEPNISVSGGPRANNQSVNIRGLTGNKVLQTVDGVRQVFESGHRPSYFLDPELLQSVEAIKGPSSSLWGSGAVGGVVAQNTVSAGDLLTAEQDLGGFVKQGFNWNNDQSTTTGALAGRTDSLDWLLSGYYRDSNDIELGSGESLAGSASRDKGVLAKTEWQIDDAQSLAFNLRTANSSGNVPSNGSADFNGTSNFLINRDQDTTNLSADYRIDTDSPLINAQVMAYWNNVEMDEYRISDGRSDSTDLDVYGLNLNNLSLISVEGFGDISLLYGVDGYREEFSASRQGDDRPTPPEADTDVWGGFVQANIPFAESWQLEVGGRYDYFSTEAKNLGQDRSDNDFSPSAALIWQTTNWLQLTLRHDRAFRAPSSEEMYSTGTHFCMGPGFCNTFVPNPDLKAEQAANTELMAQMNFAGVFTGADSLNITTSIFENKVDDFIEQIVTDPSFAPPFPDPGTTTWVNVDEATIKGFEIAADYHLDSFKLGLAYGIVRGEDDNSSDDLTNIPADTFNADISYGFWADQITTGVRLTHAREQDKTQYDGNSDGTTYGSYTVGDIYASWTPSSIKALKIDLTLNNVTDKDYRQAWSELDEAGREVILSTKYSF, encoded by the coding sequence ATGCAGTTAAAACCTTTAGCCATACTGATTGGCAGTATGTTCAGTGCCTCTAGCTTTACCGCAACAGCTGCCGATGAGCAGCAGAACGATGGGCTACTAGAGATTAAACCCGTGGTGGTAAGCGCTACCCGTATGGCGCAAGAGGTAGACGAAGTGTCTCGCCCTATTGCCGTGGTTGAGAAAGAAGAAATAGACACCATTCAGCCACAATCGGTGGCACAGGTGCTGAAAAACGAACCCAATATCAGTGTCAGTGGTGGCCCGCGCGCCAACAACCAAAGTGTCAATATCCGGGGTTTAACCGGCAATAAAGTGCTGCAAACCGTTGATGGTGTGCGTCAGGTATTTGAATCAGGACACCGCCCCAGTTACTTCCTCGATCCTGAGCTACTACAAAGTGTTGAAGCGATCAAAGGCCCATCAAGCAGCCTGTGGGGCTCTGGCGCGGTAGGTGGCGTAGTCGCACAAAATACAGTTTCCGCTGGCGATCTACTGACCGCAGAACAAGATCTTGGCGGCTTCGTTAAGCAAGGGTTCAACTGGAACAACGACCAGTCAACCACCACCGGCGCACTGGCGGGACGCACCGACTCGCTCGACTGGTTACTCAGTGGCTACTATCGCGACAGTAATGACATAGAATTGGGCAGCGGTGAGTCGCTGGCTGGTTCTGCATCCCGTGACAAAGGCGTGTTGGCAAAAACCGAATGGCAGATCGATGACGCTCAATCTCTGGCATTCAATCTCAGAACCGCGAATAGCTCCGGCAACGTGCCCTCCAATGGTTCGGCTGACTTCAATGGCACCAGTAACTTCTTGATTAATCGCGATCAAGACACCACAAACCTGTCTGCCGACTACCGTATCGACACCGATTCGCCGCTGATCAACGCTCAGGTAATGGCCTACTGGAATAACGTCGAGATGGACGAATACCGCATCAGTGATGGTCGCAGCGACAGTACCGATCTGGACGTTTATGGCTTAAACCTGAATAACTTATCACTGATCTCTGTCGAAGGGTTTGGTGACATCTCCTTGCTATACGGGGTGGACGGCTATCGCGAAGAGTTCAGCGCCTCACGTCAAGGGGATGATCGCCCGACACCGCCAGAAGCAGATACCGATGTTTGGGGCGGCTTTGTGCAAGCCAATATCCCATTCGCTGAGAGTTGGCAGCTAGAAGTCGGTGGCCGCTATGACTACTTTTCAACCGAAGCCAAAAACCTCGGTCAGGACCGTTCCGATAACGACTTTTCACCGTCAGCGGCATTGATCTGGCAAACCACTAACTGGTTACAGCTGACCCTGCGACATGATCGAGCCTTCCGCGCTCCGAGTTCCGAGGAGATGTATTCCACCGGCACTCACTTCTGTATGGGCCCGGGCTTTTGTAACACCTTTGTTCCCAATCCAGACTTGAAAGCGGAGCAAGCAGCCAATACCGAACTGATGGCGCAAATGAACTTCGCCGGTGTATTTACCGGAGCTGACAGCCTCAATATCACTACCTCCATCTTTGAAAACAAAGTGGACGACTTTATTGAACAGATCGTTACCGATCCCAGCTTTGCCCCGCCGTTCCCAGATCCCGGTACAACCACTTGGGTGAACGTCGATGAAGCCACCATTAAAGGCTTCGAGATCGCCGCCGATTACCACCTCGACAGCTTCAAGCTGGGCTTGGCCTACGGCATAGTGCGCGGTGAAGACGACAACTCCAGTGACGACCTCACCAACATACCTGCCGACACCTTCAATGCTGATATCAGCTATGGCTTCTGGGCTGACCAAATCACCACAGGCGTCCGCCTCACGCACGCCAGAGAGCAGGATAAAACCCAGTATGACGGCAACAGCGATGGCACCACCTATGGCAGCTATACCGTGGGTGATATCTATGCCAGCTGGACACCCAGCAGCATCAAGGCGCTGAAAATCGACCTCACGCTGAACAACGTGACTGACAAAGATTATCGTCAGGCCTGGAGTGAACTCGACGAAGCGGGTCGTGAAGTCATCTTATCCACCAAGTACAGCTTCTAA
- a CDS encoding energy transducer TonB codes for MSFCLYRYIKTQWPLMTMRALLFFGLVLVLFGLSSQVVPAPLASASANASASALAVSVNFAVPAAKSPVAEKQAQQAKPTDAAVNMTEPSATKALIAENKPVIKPEPKPEVKPVSPQKPLAEPERPIETEPAEAVLTASEPTASEPTDAVPTEAVPTKATPAHKTPTEPALAAVEPLESDDVSEPSTPALAAAAQADGAHQEPEFVQPLFAAPPTPPRYPTVARKRGREGVVLIDIWLDAEGKQAKREIAQSSGWNVLDESALKAVARWQFHPHQAAGVNIASRLRVPVEFSLQ; via the coding sequence ATGAGTTTTTGTCTCTACAGATACATTAAGACGCAGTGGCCGCTGATGACGATGCGGGCGCTGCTGTTTTTTGGTTTAGTGCTGGTCTTATTTGGGCTTTCGTCACAAGTGGTTCCTGCCCCCCTTGCCAGTGCGAGTGCAAACGCCAGTGCTAGCGCCTTGGCGGTGAGTGTTAATTTTGCTGTGCCGGCGGCTAAATCCCCTGTGGCCGAGAAACAAGCGCAGCAAGCTAAGCCAACCGATGCCGCAGTAAATATGACCGAGCCAAGCGCCACCAAGGCACTCATTGCCGAGAACAAACCAGTGATCAAGCCTGAGCCCAAGCCGGAAGTTAAACCTGTGTCGCCACAAAAACCGTTAGCTGAACCTGAGCGGCCAATCGAGACTGAGCCAGCAGAGGCGGTGCTCACTGCGAGTGAACCAACAGCGAGTGAACCTACGGACGCTGTACCGACAGAGGCGGTGCCGACAAAGGCTACTCCTGCACACAAAACCCCCACAGAACCAGCGTTGGCAGCCGTTGAGCCGCTCGAATCCGATGATGTTTCCGAGCCGAGTACCCCTGCATTGGCCGCTGCAGCGCAAGCGGATGGTGCCCATCAAGAGCCAGAGTTTGTTCAGCCGCTGTTTGCTGCCCCACCGACACCGCCCCGTTATCCCACTGTGGCACGTAAGCGGGGGCGGGAAGGCGTTGTATTGATCGATATCTGGCTGGATGCGGAAGGCAAGCAGGCGAAACGTGAAATCGCGCAAAGCTCGGGCTGGAATGTACTTGATGAGTCGGCATTGAAGGCCGTCGCGCGTTGGCAGTTTCATCCCCATCAAGCGGCGGGGGTAAACATCGCCTCGCGTCTGCGGGTGCCGGTTGAATTCTCATTGCAATAA
- a CDS encoding MotA/TolQ/ExbB proton channel family protein, whose protein sequence is MMNYSQLQIELGPLALPLVACALVAAMIIMERLVMLSYHSYKRTLAAGGMALLHAHKEYAKPLREEIVAVWLHGQKQRLASGIRLLQIIALVAPLLGLLGTVIGLIQVFDVIGVHSGPIEPAMLAEGLGMAMKTTAVGLIIAVPAVLGVHGFQLWVDKLVAIAEHGINVDNLKLDGVGIGVWPATA, encoded by the coding sequence ATGATGAATTACAGTCAACTACAGATTGAACTTGGACCACTGGCATTGCCTTTGGTCGCCTGCGCCCTGGTGGCCGCCATGATCATCATGGAACGCTTGGTGATGCTCAGTTATCACAGCTACAAGCGGACCTTGGCAGCCGGTGGCATGGCTTTGCTGCATGCCCATAAAGAGTATGCCAAACCGTTACGGGAAGAGATTGTGGCGGTGTGGCTGCATGGTCAGAAACAACGCCTCGCCAGTGGCATTCGTCTATTACAGATCATTGCCCTGGTGGCACCACTACTTGGCTTACTAGGCACTGTGATCGGTTTGATCCAGGTGTTTGATGTGATTGGCGTGCATAGCGGGCCGATAGAGCCAGCCATGTTAGCCGAAGGGTTGGGCATGGCGATGAAAACCACCGCCGTCGGCCTGATTATCGCCGTACCAGCCGTACTCGGTGTGCATGGCTTTCAGTTGTGGGTAGACAAGCTGGTGGCGATTGCTGAGCACGGCATCAATGTCGACAACCTGAAACTGGATGGTGTCGGCATAGGCGTGTGGCCTGCGACGGCTTAA
- a CDS encoding ExbD/TolR family protein has product MIKTASHSELSTSLELTPLIDIVFIVVVFLLLTANSRLLSLPVDIPASDSEVTAQPAADKPLTLVLQQSSPAFAIDEQHFEQWPAFKTALIASIRDNDKAVVIAADKNSPVEPLLKLLALLNAHQVENTQILMEESQP; this is encoded by the coding sequence ATGATAAAGACTGCTTCCCATAGTGAGCTGAGCACCAGCCTTGAACTGACCCCGTTGATAGACATTGTGTTTATCGTGGTGGTGTTTCTGCTGTTAACAGCCAATAGCCGCTTGTTGTCGCTGCCGGTAGATATTCCTGCCAGTGACAGCGAAGTGACTGCGCAACCGGCAGCAGATAAGCCACTGACTTTGGTACTGCAACAATCGTCGCCAGCCTTTGCCATTGATGAGCAGCATTTTGAGCAGTGGCCAGCCTTCAAAACGGCGCTGATAGCGAGTATTCGCGACAATGACAAAGCCGTGGTGATCGCCGCTGACAAAAACAGTCCGGTGGAACCGCTGTTGAAATTACTGGCATTACTCAATGCACACCAAGTTGAAAATACCCAGATCTTGATGGAAGAAAGCCAACCATGA
- a CDS encoding heme/hemin ABC transporter substrate-binding protein: MKTSLTPSVFTSAGRALRTTICTVAVSATLLVASSANLYAAERLVSTDAGATDLIVAMGLADELVAIDVTSQPPQGKQLPSVGYHRALSAEGLLSLKPTTVVGSEHMGPPAAVQALESAKVQLVQLPSADTPTDLANNIQQLAAALNRPEQGEALLIQLNRQLGLLNEVDRSEQRVAFLLAMDPSKLRLAGAGTGGDAFIDLLGAQNVAEFDNYRNVSAESLLSMQPTVILVAGKVTDQAVTSLLTANPILQHTPAGSQQRIIAVDGSSLVAGLSMAAVAEAKRTSAQLEKTL; encoded by the coding sequence ATGAAAACTTCACTGACTCCCTCTGTTTTTACCTCGGCCGGACGGGCTTTACGCACCACAATTTGCACCGTTGCGGTGAGTGCCACGCTGCTTGTTGCCAGCAGCGCCAATTTGTATGCCGCCGAACGGCTGGTGAGTACCGATGCCGGTGCGACCGATCTGATCGTTGCCATGGGGCTGGCTGATGAACTGGTGGCAATCGATGTTACCAGCCAGCCGCCGCAGGGTAAGCAACTGCCAAGTGTGGGCTACCACCGCGCCCTGTCTGCCGAAGGTTTGCTGAGCTTAAAGCCCACCACTGTGGTGGGTAGCGAGCATATGGGGCCGCCGGCGGCAGTACAGGCGCTGGAGAGCGCCAAGGTGCAACTGGTACAACTGCCCAGTGCCGATACTCCCACTGATCTGGCGAATAACATTCAGCAACTTGCGGCGGCATTAAATCGTCCCGAGCAAGGTGAAGCATTGCTGATCCAATTGAATCGCCAGTTGGGACTGCTTAATGAAGTGGACCGCAGTGAGCAGCGGGTGGCGTTTTTGTTGGCGATGGATCCGAGCAAACTGCGTTTAGCCGGAGCGGGTACCGGGGGTGATGCCTTTATTGACCTGCTTGGTGCACAAAATGTCGCTGAGTTTGATAACTACCGCAATGTCTCAGCCGAGTCGTTGTTGAGTATGCAACCGACGGTGATTTTGGTGGCGGGCAAAGTGACAGACCAAGCGGTAACCAGCTTACTCACGGCAAACCCGATTTTGCAGCACACCCCTGCGGGATCGCAGCAGCGCATTATTGCTGTTGATGGCAGTAGTCTGGTCGCTGGGCTCAGTATGGCGGCCGTGGCAGAAGCCAAGCGTACCAGCGCGCAGTTGGAGAAAACCCTTTGA
- a CDS encoding FecCD family ABC transporter permease, translated as MVGAALSLVSGAMPLPASESIKTLFDAVFGGWFEQPMSQLAPYQQVIVLELRLPRLLLAICVGATLAQCGTVMQGLFRNPLADPGIIGVSSGAAVGAILAIVVFPAAWGAWTIPTAAFVMGLLTTLLVYGLAQSSQGTSVLILLLAGVAIAAFAGAAIGFLSYFADDQSLRELSVWQMGSLAGAGQANLWLAFVTMLAVAFAFQRRAGALNAMLLGEAEARHLGIAVERLKLELIVLCAIGVGVTVACAGIIGFIGLVVPHLVRLTTGPDHRALLPLSALLGACLLVTADLLARILVQPAELPVGLLTALLGAPFFLALLIQQRKRWG; from the coding sequence ATGGTGGGTGCCGCACTGTCGTTGGTGTCTGGAGCGATGCCATTGCCCGCCAGTGAAAGTATAAAGACCCTGTTCGATGCTGTTTTCGGTGGCTGGTTTGAACAACCCATGAGCCAACTGGCACCGTATCAACAGGTGATCGTATTAGAGCTACGATTGCCGCGTTTATTGCTGGCGATCTGCGTGGGTGCGACGTTGGCACAATGTGGCACCGTGATGCAGGGGTTGTTTCGTAATCCGTTGGCCGATCCTGGCATTATCGGCGTGTCATCGGGCGCGGCGGTCGGCGCGATATTGGCCATCGTGGTATTTCCCGCAGCGTGGGGGGCGTGGACGATACCTACCGCAGCATTTGTGATGGGGCTACTCACCACTTTATTAGTGTATGGCTTAGCGCAATCGTCCCAGGGCACATCGGTATTGATATTGCTGCTGGCGGGAGTGGCCATTGCCGCCTTTGCGGGGGCAGCGATTGGTTTTCTCAGTTACTTTGCCGATGACCAAAGCCTACGCGAACTCAGCGTGTGGCAGATGGGATCATTGGCTGGGGCAGGGCAGGCCAACCTGTGGCTGGCTTTTGTCACCATGCTGGCGGTGGCTTTTGCCTTTCAGCGCCGCGCGGGCGCGCTTAATGCCATGTTGCTTGGCGAAGCGGAAGCGCGCCATCTGGGTATTGCGGTTGAACGCTTAAAGCTGGAGTTGATTGTACTCTGTGCCATCGGCGTGGGGGTGACGGTTGCCTGCGCCGGTATTATCGGATTTATTGGCTTGGTGGTGCCCCACTTAGTGCGCCTGACCACGGGGCCGGATCATCGCGCGCTACTGCCACTATCAGCCCTATTAGGGGCGTGCTTGTTAGTTACCGCCGATCTGCTGGCTCGTATTCTAGTGCAACCGGCCGAACTGCCGGTGGGACTATTAACCGCGCTGCTTGGCGCACCATTCTTTTTGGCTTTGCTGATCCAGCAACGCAAACGCTGGGGTTAA
- a CDS encoding heme ABC transporter ATP-binding protein, whose product MLQLNHVRCQVAGNVLLNVDGFTASAGQMVGLLGPNGAGKSTLLKVISGDMDASGDIQLHGRALSEWPALARARHLGVLPQASQLSFPFTAQEVVALGLTPLTLSRQEGQKQVQQMMAQADCLGFADRSYPSLSGGERQRVQLARVLLQLSQAESTPLLLLDEPTSAQDLGQQHAILKLARKLAEEKGYGVMAVLHDLNQVLQYCHQGSLLVNGKIIASGAPEQLLTQQVIASHWHYQAERTVLSDGRVAML is encoded by the coding sequence ATGCTGCAACTTAATCATGTCCGTTGTCAGGTGGCGGGCAACGTGCTGTTAAATGTGGATGGATTTACTGCCAGTGCCGGGCAGATGGTGGGGCTGCTTGGCCCCAACGGCGCAGGCAAATCGACTCTGCTGAAAGTGATCAGCGGTGATATGGACGCTAGCGGCGATATCCAGCTGCACGGCCGAGCATTGTCGGAGTGGCCTGCGCTAGCCAGAGCGCGCCACTTAGGTGTCTTGCCGCAAGCCAGCCAACTCAGCTTCCCGTTTACCGCGCAAGAAGTGGTGGCGCTGGGCTTAACGCCACTGACACTCTCACGCCAAGAGGGGCAAAAACAGGTGCAGCAAATGATGGCGCAAGCCGACTGCCTCGGCTTTGCCGATCGCAGCTATCCGTCATTGTCTGGCGGTGAGCGCCAGCGAGTGCAACTGGCGCGCGTTTTACTGCAACTGAGTCAGGCTGAATCCACACCGCTGTTACTACTCGATGAACCAACATCGGCGCAGGATCTAGGTCAGCAACACGCCATTTTAAAGCTCGCCCGGAAACTGGCGGAAGAGAAAGGCTACGGCGTGATGGCCGTACTGCATGACCTCAACCAGGTGCTGCAATACTGCCATCAGGGCAGCCTATTAGTGAATGGCAAAATCATCGCCTCAGGCGCGCCTGAACAGCTACTCACCCAGCAAGTGATCGCCAGCCATTGGCACTACCAAGCCGAACGCACCGTACTCAGTGATGGCCGCGTGGCGATGTTGTGA
- a CDS encoding alpha-amylase family glycosyl hydrolase — MSETKQPAATRDGDLADPIAASLLSEYDIFEHYAPGLVVEQDQWYAVFHVASHAVEVQLLGDFTDWEINPIELSVLPSKKFWYYRSVSKAGTVRPKDGERYRFRVKYQANGLWFYYQDPAARRLEHTGLDGNSLVSASDYPWQDGDWQRPGWEYYCIYQLHPLRFSGRYPELNPLQTVTAELPGYIKNTGATALQLLPVNAFAGNVSWGYNGTFFYAIEDSYGSPDDLKKLVDTAHQNGMAVILDVVLNHIGNRDNVLWQLNQAEYVSGDTAWGPMLNFGSDVTRHFLINSLLYLAKEFHIDGFRFDMTHILHQGNMWANHVRYPGGVSGWPFIKELRYRMKQLDPNLLLIAEELPDNWYVTKEHTHSNWGGDWHGPFDAQWCDSFHDHAKSVLAGGHLDELSKVLTPFGDNWQDAVNYTESHDEVGNEDKRVAKIGRNGMGWNMSQLAAAMTIFSRGIPMIFMGQEGGEWLQFGQNGRPEGGGSWWDHRLSLTTYETMPYQQKILLWFQRMFEIRRSNMSAFSWGDIQICHLHNDNCIAAFTRDGGKYLIVLNFGPTTWWHYSVGVSGYYKELANTSWPAFNIWDFTEATRHGDQHHDIQDLHIPAYGAVVLERY, encoded by the coding sequence ATGTCTGAGACAAAACAGCCTGCGGCAACAAGAGATGGAGATCTTGCCGATCCTATCGCAGCATCGTTGCTATCTGAATATGATATTTTTGAACACTACGCGCCTGGCCTAGTGGTCGAGCAAGACCAGTGGTATGCCGTGTTTCATGTGGCCTCTCATGCCGTCGAGGTTCAGCTGCTGGGGGATTTTACTGATTGGGAAATTAACCCGATCGAATTGAGTGTGTTACCCAGTAAAAAGTTTTGGTATTACCGCTCGGTTTCCAAGGCTGGCACTGTTCGGCCCAAAGATGGTGAGCGCTATCGTTTTCGAGTGAAGTATCAGGCAAACGGGCTTTGGTTTTACTACCAAGACCCCGCCGCCCGTCGCCTTGAGCACACTGGTTTAGATGGCAATTCGCTGGTGTCGGCGTCTGATTACCCGTGGCAGGATGGCGATTGGCAGCGTCCCGGCTGGGAGTATTACTGCATCTATCAGCTGCACCCGCTGCGCTTTAGTGGGCGTTACCCTGAGTTGAATCCGCTGCAAACGGTGACGGCAGAGCTGCCCGGTTATATCAAAAATACCGGCGCAACCGCATTGCAGCTGTTACCGGTGAATGCCTTCGCTGGCAATGTCAGCTGGGGGTACAACGGCACATTTTTCTATGCCATTGAGGACTCCTACGGCTCGCCGGACGATCTGAAAAAGCTAGTCGATACGGCGCATCAAAATGGTATGGCGGTGATTTTGGATGTGGTGCTGAATCATATAGGTAATCGAGACAACGTACTGTGGCAGCTCAATCAAGCTGAGTATGTTTCTGGGGATACGGCTTGGGGGCCGATGCTTAACTTCGGCAGTGATGTGACCCGTCATTTTCTTATCAATAGCTTGTTGTATCTGGCCAAAGAGTTCCATATCGATGGTTTCCGTTTCGATATGACCCATATCCTCCATCAGGGGAATATGTGGGCGAACCATGTGCGTTATCCAGGCGGTGTCAGTGGTTGGCCGTTTATTAAAGAGCTTCGCTATCGAATGAAACAGCTGGATCCCAACTTGTTATTGATTGCCGAGGAGTTGCCAGATAACTGGTATGTGACCAAAGAACACACGCACAGCAATTGGGGCGGAGATTGGCATGGGCCATTCGATGCTCAGTGGTGTGACAGTTTCCACGATCATGCTAAGTCCGTATTGGCAGGTGGGCATCTGGACGAGCTGAGCAAGGTGCTGACACCGTTTGGCGATAACTGGCAGGATGCGGTGAATTACACTGAGTCACACGATGAAGTGGGCAACGAAGATAAACGGGTGGCGAAGATTGGCCGTAACGGTATGGGCTGGAATATGTCCCAGTTGGCGGCTGCTATGACGATCTTCTCCCGCGGGATCCCGATGATCTTTATGGGCCAGGAGGGTGGCGAGTGGCTTCAGTTTGGTCAGAATGGCAGGCCTGAAGGTGGTGGCAGCTGGTGGGATCACCGTTTAAGTTTGACCACTTACGAGACCATGCCTTATCAGCAAAAGATCCTGCTTTGGTTCCAACGGATGTTTGAGATCCGCCGATCTAATATGTCAGCTTTTTCATGGGGAGATATCCAGATCTGCCATCTCCATAACGACAACTGTATCGCTGCGTTTACCCGTGATGGCGGAAAGTACCTGATCGTGCTGAATTTTGGTCCAACGACCTGGTGGCACTACTCGGTAGGCGTATCTGGCTATTACAAAGAGTTAGCAAACACGAGTTGGCCAGCGTTTAATATCTGGGACTTTACCGAGGCCACCCGCCACGGCGATCAGCACCATGATATCCAGGACTTGCATATCCCGGCCTATGGCGCAGTGGTGCTTGAGAGGTACTAA
- a CDS encoding AHH domain-containing protein, producing MKGESDYLSEKHKPNRLSSHMKATGKSRPPGVAAHAIVSGGHMEARQARKILAQWKIRIDDPDNGVFLPRNSKYMPHPELSEAPNHAKIHTEVYYVNVTRMIGAAQSEEDCRVFLRVIADQLQKGRFKF from the coding sequence ATGAAAGGGGAGTCGGATTATCTTTCTGAAAAACATAAGCCCAATCGCTTATCTAGTCATATGAAAGCGACGGGTAAATCGCGCCCTCCAGGTGTCGCCGCACATGCCATTGTTTCTGGCGGCCATATGGAAGCCAGACAAGCGAGAAAAATATTGGCACAGTGGAAAATTCGTATTGATGACCCTGATAATGGAGTGTTTTTACCTAGGAATTCCAAGTACATGCCTCATCCTGAACTTTCTGAGGCACCTAACCATGCTAAGATCCATACCGAAGTTTATTATGTGAATGTGACTCGTATGATTGGCGCGGCGCAGTCGGAAGAGGATTGTAGAGTTTTTCTTCGAGTAATCGCAGATCAGTTGCAGAAAGGGAGGTTTAAATTCTAA
- the def gene encoding peptide deformylase, with amino-acid sequence MAVLDILTAPDPRLKVQAEKVEDIESVQTLIDDMLETLYATDNGIGLASTQVGRKEAVVIIDLSDNRDSPLILVNPEVVSGTDKALGQEGCLSVPDYYADVERFTSVVVSALDREGNQITIERDDFLAIVMQHEIDHLSGNLFIDYLSPLKRQMAMKKVKKYVKAHS; translated from the coding sequence ATGGCAGTTTTAGACATTCTCACGGCACCAGATCCAAGGCTTAAGGTTCAGGCTGAAAAAGTTGAGGATATCGAAAGTGTGCAGACCTTAATCGATGATATGTTGGAAACACTTTATGCTACTGACAACGGTATTGGCTTGGCTTCCACTCAGGTTGGTCGTAAGGAAGCGGTTGTCATCATAGATCTATCAGATAATCGAGATAGTCCCTTAATACTGGTAAACCCTGAAGTTGTCAGTGGTACTGATAAAGCGTTGGGTCAAGAAGGTTGTCTATCTGTTCCTGACTACTATGCAGATGTAGAGCGTTTTACTTCGGTTGTAGTATCAGCTTTAGATCGTGAAGGGAACCAAATCACAATTGAAAGAGATGACTTTCTTGCTATCGTGATGCAGCACGAAATTGACCATTTATCGGGTAATCTGTTTATTGACTATCTTTCGCCCCTTAAGCGTCAAATGGCTATGAAAAAGGTTAAAAAATACGTCAAAGCACACTCTTAG